A window of the Nibribacter ruber genome harbors these coding sequences:
- a CDS encoding RrF2 family transcriptional regulator: protein MISKKAKYALKALLYLAKNSEKPLVLISEIAEGERIPRKFLEAILVDLKVQQVVQSTRGKNGGYTLVKDPSQISVGNVIRMIDGPLAPVHCVSHLYYRKCEECVDETTCEIRILMKQVRDATCAILDTTFLTDLTKVRTLVEAEA from the coding sequence ATGATTTCCAAGAAAGCCAAGTACGCCCTCAAGGCGCTACTCTACCTTGCCAAGAACTCAGAAAAACCATTGGTGCTCATCTCTGAGATTGCCGAAGGCGAGCGCATTCCCCGTAAATTCTTAGAAGCCATTCTGGTGGATCTGAAAGTACAGCAGGTGGTGCAGAGCACGCGCGGCAAGAACGGCGGCTACACCTTGGTCAAAGACCCTTCCCAAATCTCAGTCGGCAACGTCATCCGCATGATTGACGGCCCTTTGGCGCCGGTGCATTGCGTGAGCCATCTCTATTACCGCAAGTGCGAAGAGTGCGTGGACGAGACCACCTGTGAGATTAGAATCCTCATGAAACAGGTAAGAGACGCTACTTGCGCTATTCTGGACACCACCTTTCTCACAGATTTAACCAAGGTAAGAACCTTAGTAGAGGCTGAGGCCTAG
- a CDS encoding bifunctional metallophosphatase/5'-nucleotidase gives MKRREFIKSTVVGTAGLAVLGLPSLANAAASPIKLTILHTNDMHSRIDPFPNDGRKNGGMGGMARRATLVKQIRQQEPNVLLLDAGDIWQGTPYFNFFGGELEFKLMTQMGYDAATLGNHDFDNGLEGLQKQLPHAGFPFLTANYDFTDTPLKSDFKPYKVFVKEGVRVGVFGLGIELAGLVADKNFGGTKYLDPVATAQSMVKTLREQEKVDLIICLSHLGFKYESAKIDDLKLAKQVSGIDLIIGGHTHTFLDEPEKVVHSDRHTTLVNQVGWSGINLGRIDFTFDRKKKVKTGSTASVLPLNHSVNIS, from the coding sequence ATGAAACGTCGTGAATTTATAAAGAGCACCGTGGTAGGTACCGCGGGTTTGGCGGTGTTGGGTCTGCCGAGCCTAGCCAATGCAGCGGCTTCGCCTATCAAGTTGACTATTCTGCACACCAATGACATGCACTCGCGCATTGACCCGTTCCCGAATGACGGACGCAAGAACGGAGGCATGGGCGGCATGGCGCGCAGAGCTACTTTGGTCAAGCAGATTAGACAGCAGGAACCCAACGTGCTATTGTTGGACGCCGGTGACATCTGGCAGGGAACTCCGTATTTCAACTTCTTCGGGGGCGAGCTGGAGTTCAAGTTGATGACCCAGATGGGGTATGATGCGGCAACCCTGGGCAACCACGACTTTGACAATGGGCTGGAAGGATTGCAAAAGCAATTGCCTCACGCCGGTTTTCCGTTCCTGACCGCCAACTATGACTTCACTGACACCCCTTTGAAGAGTGACTTCAAGCCTTATAAGGTCTTTGTTAAAGAAGGCGTACGCGTAGGTGTCTTCGGCTTGGGCATTGAACTGGCCGGATTGGTAGCAGACAAAAACTTTGGCGGTACCAAATACTTAGACCCAGTGGCTACGGCCCAGAGCATGGTCAAAACCTTGCGTGAGCAGGAGAAGGTGGACTTGATAATTTGCCTGAGCCACCTGGGCTTTAAATATGAGAGCGCTAAAATTGACGACCTCAAACTGGCTAAGCAGGTGAGTGGCATTGACTTGATTATTGGCGGGCACACGCATACGTTCTTGGATGAACCAGAAAAAGTGGTACATTCAGATAGGCATACCACTTTAGTGAACCAAGTAGGCTGGTCGGGTATCAACCTGGGGCGCATAGACTTCACCTTTGACAGAAAGAAGAAAGTAAAAACAGGGTCTACGGCCTCGGTTCTGCCCTTGAATCATAGTGTCAATATTTCGTAA
- a CDS encoding methylmalonyl-CoA mutase family protein produces the protein MMNTSASDSLFPEFTGPSPAQWEEKISKDLKGIDPQELHWQSYEGIDVAPFYTKENLPQGLQYQTQPGEFPFLRSPKTGTNTWLNLQAIRVTGKGHDAVDKAADALTRGADGIHFIIENGIDFDVDYLMRHIALAEVPVSYTVSTEAANFLHHLVTGLYRKGLSLNQLTGFLKCAPILSSESYKALDMEHVKHLLEQTLDAPNFYALTINGSHFSNKGATLVQEIAISLAIAVCYTNGLTNEILPVERLFRDMQFHLSVGTNYFFEIAKFRAVRLLWSKVVEAYKAPLESAAHLRIHASTSRWHQATLDPHTNLLRHTTELMSAIMGGVDSVEVEPFDSTYKEPNAFSERIARNISIILKEEAYLHQAIDPAAGSYYIEYLTQEIAEKAWALFQEIEGLGGFMAASNSGFIQDLIKDASNEKFKNIASGKEVILGTNKYPNTNEKHDYNPEALMQSRDFDNTRAAYPYEVMRLATEMHLRKKQRRPLAVVVHMGTAIQEHIHASFAREFFTCSGFTTQVVKADTVQEALTSVKSLDAQVIVMATPEKAFSDFADEFARGMRAQHKQGPALILADDPMHLKDELRANGFDEFLFQGCDTKEIITRIQERLGA, from the coding sequence ATGATGAATACCTCCGCTTCTGATTCCCTTTTCCCCGAGTTCACCGGCCCTTCGCCCGCGCAGTGGGAAGAAAAAATCAGCAAAGACTTAAAAGGCATTGACCCTCAAGAACTGCATTGGCAGAGCTATGAAGGCATTGACGTGGCGCCTTTCTATACCAAAGAAAACCTGCCGCAAGGACTCCAATACCAAACCCAGCCCGGCGAATTCCCTTTTTTGCGCTCCCCTAAAACGGGCACCAACACATGGTTGAACCTACAGGCCATCCGGGTGACCGGCAAAGGCCATGACGCCGTGGACAAAGCCGCCGATGCCCTCACCCGCGGCGCCGATGGCATCCATTTCATCATTGAGAATGGGATTGACTTTGACGTGGACTACCTGATGCGGCACATTGCGCTGGCAGAGGTGCCCGTATCCTATACCGTCTCTACAGAAGCCGCTAACTTCCTGCACCATCTGGTGACGGGGCTGTACCGCAAAGGCCTTTCCTTGAACCAACTGACTGGCTTTTTAAAGTGCGCGCCTATCCTTTCTTCGGAGAGCTACAAGGCGCTGGACATGGAGCACGTGAAACACCTGCTGGAGCAAACCCTGGATGCGCCTAACTTCTACGCCCTTACCATCAACGGTTCGCATTTCAGTAACAAAGGCGCCACGCTGGTGCAGGAGATTGCCATTTCTCTGGCCATTGCGGTGTGCTACACCAACGGCCTGACGAATGAGATTCTGCCGGTAGAGCGCTTGTTCAGAGACATGCAGTTTCATTTGTCTGTGGGCACCAATTACTTTTTTGAGATTGCCAAGTTTAGAGCCGTTAGGTTGCTTTGGTCTAAAGTGGTAGAAGCCTACAAAGCTCCGCTAGAGTCGGCGGCGCATCTGCGCATCCATGCCTCCACCTCGCGCTGGCACCAAGCCACGCTGGACCCGCACACCAACCTGTTGCGCCATACCACTGAGCTGATGAGCGCCATCATGGGCGGCGTTGATTCTGTAGAAGTGGAGCCGTTCGACAGCACCTATAAAGAACCGAATGCCTTTAGTGAGCGCATTGCCCGCAATATTTCCATTATCTTAAAGGAAGAGGCGTACCTGCACCAGGCAATTGACCCGGCCGCTGGTTCCTATTATATAGAGTACCTCACCCAAGAGATTGCCGAAAAAGCCTGGGCGCTGTTCCAGGAAATTGAGGGCTTGGGCGGTTTCATGGCGGCCTCCAACTCGGGCTTCATCCAGGATTTAATTAAAGACGCCAGCAACGAGAAGTTCAAGAACATTGCCAGCGGCAAAGAGGTTATTCTGGGCACCAACAAATATCCCAATACCAACGAAAAGCACGACTACAACCCCGAGGCGTTAATGCAAAGCCGGGACTTCGACAATACCCGCGCCGCTTACCCATATGAGGTCATGCGCCTGGCCACCGAAATGCACCTGCGTAAGAAACAGCGCCGTCCATTGGCAGTGGTGGTACACATGGGCACCGCCATTCAAGAGCACATTCATGCCTCCTTCGCGCGCGAGTTCTTCACCTGCTCTGGCTTTACCACGCAGGTAGTGAAGGCAGATACGGTTCAAGAGGCCTTAACTTCTGTCAAATCCTTGGACGCGCAGGTGATTGTGATGGCCACGCCAGAAAAGGCTTTCTCAGACTTCGCAGATGAGTTTGCCCGCGGCATGCGTGCCCAGCACAAACAAGGCCCAGCCTTGATTCTGGCAGATGATCCCATGCACCTGAAAGATGAACTGCGCGCCAACGGTTTTGACGAATTCCTCTTCCAAGGCTGTGACACCAAAGAAATCATCACCCGCATTCAGGAACGCCTAGGCGCGTAA
- the ctlX gene encoding citrulline utilization hydrolase CtlX, translating into MENKLPLHTDYPLANQVMLVRPAGFGYNPETAATNAFQQELGENTPEQVQQKALDEFNQFLLNLWANRIDAIVLEDTPEPRTPDAIFPNNWISFHEGGKVVLYPMMATARRQERHPDILKQLQEEHNLPFTEVIDLTYFEEQGKFLEGTGSLVLDRKNKIAFACISERTHPEVVEAFCEKLGYRAILFHATDEQGLPIYHTNVIMSIGADFALICLESIQSEEEQGEILEALVDAGKDIIDLSLKQIRKMAGNMLQVRNRVGEPVLVMSEKAYKALRKDQFEELKKLTKMMRSDLRTIEAHGGGSARCMLAEIF; encoded by the coding sequence ATGGAAAACAAGCTCCCTTTACATACAGATTATCCTTTGGCCAACCAGGTTATGTTGGTGAGACCCGCTGGCTTCGGCTATAACCCAGAGACGGCTGCTACCAACGCGTTTCAGCAGGAATTAGGCGAGAACACGCCCGAGCAAGTACAGCAGAAGGCCCTGGATGAGTTTAACCAGTTTCTGCTCAACCTGTGGGCCAACCGCATTGATGCCATAGTGCTGGAAGACACGCCTGAGCCTCGCACCCCCGACGCTATTTTTCCTAACAACTGGATTTCCTTTCATGAAGGCGGCAAAGTGGTCTTGTACCCCATGATGGCCACCGCCCGAAGACAGGAACGTCATCCAGATATTCTGAAGCAGTTGCAGGAAGAGCACAACCTGCCCTTCACCGAAGTGATTGATCTTACCTATTTTGAGGAGCAAGGCAAGTTTCTGGAAGGCACCGGCAGTTTGGTCCTGGACCGGAAAAACAAGATTGCCTTTGCCTGTATTTCTGAGCGCACCCACCCCGAGGTGGTGGAAGCCTTCTGCGAAAAGCTAGGCTACCGCGCCATTCTGTTCCATGCCACCGACGAGCAGGGACTGCCCATTTACCACACCAACGTCATCATGAGCATAGGCGCAGACTTCGCGCTGATTTGCCTGGAGTCCATCCAAAGCGAAGAAGAGCAGGGCGAAATTCTGGAAGCATTGGTAGACGCCGGCAAAGACATCATTGACCTGAGTTTAAAGCAAATCAGGAAGATGGCTGGCAACATGCTCCAGGTCCGTAACCGCGTGGGCGAGCCGGTTTTGGTCATGTCTGAAAAAGCCTACAAAGCCCTTCGCAAAGACCAGTTTGAAGAACTCAAAAAACTCACCAAGATGATGCGCTCAGACCTTCGCACCATTGAAGCCCACGGCGGCGGAAGCGCCCGTTGCATGCTGGCGGAGATTTTTTAA
- a CDS encoding DUF72 domain-containing protein — translation MDLEPNQLYIGTSGWSYAWRGIFYPEDLKSADMLPFYAEHFNCTEVNSSFYHFTMEKTIQKWLDTTPAHFKFAPKLHRSITHENRLQNVEEPLRKWMDRFLVMGDRLGPVLVQLPGSFHYNELIAKHFFTLLRELYPNTVFALEVRHASWHTEEVLELLEEFEVSLVVISAGKRWPALATSTTNTVYMRLHGHEQLYRGAYPAEEMERFAYMAQDWLMDGKTVWAFFNNTIGGNATADADRLKQAILNL, via the coding sequence ATGGACCTTGAACCGAACCAACTCTACATAGGCACCTCGGGCTGGAGCTACGCCTGGCGCGGCATCTTTTACCCAGAGGATTTGAAATCTGCGGACATGCTTCCGTTTTACGCCGAGCACTTTAACTGCACCGAGGTGAACAGCAGTTTCTACCATTTCACCATGGAGAAGACCATCCAAAAATGGCTGGACACTACGCCCGCGCATTTCAAGTTTGCGCCCAAGCTGCACCGCTCCATCACCCATGAAAACCGCCTACAAAACGTGGAAGAGCCGCTTCGCAAATGGATGGACCGCTTTCTGGTGATGGGCGACCGCCTGGGGCCCGTGCTGGTGCAACTACCCGGAAGCTTCCATTACAACGAACTCATTGCCAAACACTTTTTCACCCTCCTACGGGAGCTGTACCCAAACACGGTGTTTGCCTTGGAGGTTCGGCACGCGTCCTGGCATACCGAGGAAGTACTGGAACTGTTGGAGGAATTTGAGGTTTCATTGGTAGTGATTAGTGCTGGAAAACGCTGGCCAGCCCTGGCCACCTCAACTACCAATACGGTTTACATGCGCCTGCACGGCCATGAGCAACTGTACCGCGGCGCCTACCCAGCCGAGGAGATGGAGCGGTTTGCCTATATGGCGCAGGATTGGCTGATGGACGGAAAAACGGTCTGGGCTTTTTTCAACAACACCATTGGCGGCAACGCCACCGCAGACGCAGACAGATTAAAGCAGGCCATTCTCAACCTCTAA
- a CDS encoding YybH family protein, whose translation MADSLENELTSITAESPLEGARKGLDGQVNAWNAGNLEEAMGFYWNSPEMLWISKNGVEKGWQPVLEMFEQDFKDRSTMGTYSYEPLHLEALGKEAALYVIKWKIELNGKRLMGGISSQVWQKLNGKWVITSEHAS comes from the coding sequence ATGGCTGACTCTTTGGAAAACGAGCTAACTTCTATCACCGCTGAAAGCCCCCTAGAAGGTGCCAGAAAAGGCTTGGACGGACAAGTGAACGCTTGGAACGCAGGCAATTTGGAAGAGGCGATGGGTTTCTACTGGAATTCACCGGAAATGCTCTGGATTAGTAAAAATGGCGTAGAAAAAGGCTGGCAACCGGTACTGGAAATGTTTGAACAGGACTTCAAAGACCGAAGCACCATGGGTACTTATTCCTATGAGCCGTTGCACTTAGAAGCCTTGGGGAAAGAAGCCGCTTTGTATGTAATTAAGTGGAAGATTGAGCTGAACGGCAAACGACTGATGGGCGGCATTTCGTCCCAAGTCTGGCAGAAGCTGAACGGCAAATGGGTGATTACCTCTGAGCATGCCAGCTAA
- the scpA gene encoding methylmalonyl-CoA mutase: MKPDFTKIPFTFSGSSDQNKPKTEAKTWKTAERLPLQNFYTKEDTQAFEHLDFAAGLPPYLRGPYSTMYVKNPWTIRQYAGFSTAEESNAFYRRNLAAGQKGLSVAFDLATHRGYDSDHPRVVGDVGKAGVAIDSILDMKILFDQIPLDQMSVSMTMNGAVLPILAFYIVAAEEQGVKPEQLSGTIQNDILKEFMVRNTYIYPPEPSMKIIADIFAYTSQHMPKFNSISISGYHMQEAGATADLELAYTLADGLEYVRTGLAAGMDIDTFAPRLSFFWAIGMNHFMEIAKMRAARMLWAKLIKQFNPKSDKSLALRTHCQTSGWSLTEQDPFNNVARTTVEALAAALGGTQSLHTNALDEAIALPTDFSARIARNTQIYLQQETHITKTVDPWGGSYYVEALTHQLAHRAWDLIQEVERLGGMAKAIETGLPKMRIEEAAARKQARIDAGKDVIVGVNKFRPESEEKLEILEIDNTAVREAQLARLANLRDNRDDAAVFAAMDALTNAAETGEGNLLELAVQAARVRCSLGEISYALEKVYGRHKATIRAISGVYSSEISDDEHFGKAQALADKFAAQEGRRPRIMVAKMGQDGHDRGSKVIATSFADLGFDVDLGPLFQTPEEVALQAAENDVHVVGVSSLAAGHKTLIPSLIAELKKLGREDIMVIAGGVIPAQDYQFLFEAGVSGVFGPGTVISVAAQEILEKLLKA; this comes from the coding sequence ATGAAACCAGATTTCACCAAGATACCATTTACGTTTTCGGGCAGTTCTGACCAAAACAAGCCAAAAACGGAAGCCAAGACCTGGAAGACCGCCGAGCGATTGCCTTTGCAGAACTTCTACACCAAGGAAGACACGCAGGCTTTTGAGCACCTGGACTTTGCCGCCGGTCTGCCGCCGTACCTGCGCGGGCCTTACAGCACCATGTACGTCAAAAACCCCTGGACCATCAGGCAGTACGCGGGCTTCAGTACCGCCGAGGAATCCAACGCCTTCTACCGCCGTAACCTGGCCGCTGGGCAGAAAGGTTTATCGGTGGCGTTTGACTTAGCTACTCACCGCGGCTATGACTCAGACCATCCGCGTGTGGTAGGTGATGTGGGCAAGGCGGGTGTGGCCATTGACTCTATTCTGGATATGAAGATTCTGTTCGACCAGATTCCGTTGGACCAGATGAGCGTGTCCATGACCATGAACGGGGCCGTGTTGCCTATTCTGGCGTTCTACATTGTAGCCGCCGAGGAACAGGGCGTGAAGCCAGAGCAGTTGAGCGGCACCATCCAGAATGACATCCTGAAGGAGTTCATGGTGCGCAACACCTACATCTATCCGCCGGAGCCCAGCATGAAGATCATCGCGGATATCTTCGCGTACACTTCTCAGCACATGCCCAAGTTCAATTCCATCTCCATCTCGGGCTACCACATGCAGGAAGCTGGGGCTACGGCAGATTTAGAGCTGGCTTACACCCTGGCGGATGGTTTGGAATACGTGCGTACCGGCTTGGCGGCGGGCATGGATATTGACACTTTCGCGCCGCGTCTGTCGTTTTTCTGGGCCATTGGCATGAACCATTTCATGGAGATTGCTAAGATGCGCGCCGCGCGTATGCTGTGGGCTAAACTCATCAAGCAGTTCAACCCGAAAAGCGACAAATCCCTGGCCTTGCGCACGCACTGCCAAACCTCTGGCTGGAGCCTCACTGAGCAAGACCCGTTCAACAACGTAGCCCGCACAACGGTAGAAGCCTTAGCCGCCGCGCTGGGTGGAACCCAGAGTTTGCACACCAATGCTTTAGATGAAGCCATTGCCTTGCCCACTGATTTTTCGGCGCGCATTGCCCGCAACACCCAGATATACCTGCAACAGGAAACGCACATCACCAAGACCGTGGACCCGTGGGGAGGTTCCTATTACGTAGAGGCCCTCACCCACCAACTCGCGCACCGCGCCTGGGACTTGATTCAGGAAGTGGAGCGTCTAGGTGGTATGGCCAAAGCCATTGAAACCGGTTTGCCTAAAATGCGCATTGAAGAAGCCGCCGCTAGAAAGCAGGCGCGCATTGACGCTGGCAAAGACGTCATTGTGGGCGTAAACAAATTCCGTCCTGAATCTGAGGAGAAGCTAGAGATTCTGGAAATTGACAACACCGCCGTGCGCGAAGCTCAGTTGGCACGTTTAGCCAACCTGCGTGACAACCGGGATGATGCCGCCGTTTTCGCCGCGATGGACGCCTTGACCAACGCCGCCGAAACCGGGGAAGGCAACCTGCTGGAACTAGCCGTGCAGGCCGCCCGCGTGCGTTGCAGTCTAGGTGAGATTTCTTATGCCTTAGAAAAAGTATACGGCCGTCACAAGGCCACCATCAGAGCAATATCAGGCGTGTATAGTTCAGAGATTTCAGACGATGAGCACTTCGGCAAGGCCCAAGCCCTAGCCGATAAATTTGCCGCCCAGGAAGGCCGCAGACCAAGAATCATGGTAGCCAAGATGGGACAGGACGGCCATGACCGCGGCTCCAAAGTAATTGCCACCTCCTTCGCCGACTTGGGCTTTGACGTGGACTTGGGACCGCTGTTCCAGACCCCAGAGGAAGTTGCCCTGCAAGCAGCCGAAAACGACGTGCACGTAGTGGGCGTGAGCAGTCTGGCCGCCGGTCATAAAACCTTGATTCCTTCCTTGATTGCGGAATTGAAAAAACTGGGCCGTGAGGATATTATGGTGATTGCCGGAGGTGTGATTCCAGCGCAAGATTACCAATTCCTATTTGAGGCGGGCGTGTCTGGCGTCTTCGGACCGGGCACTGTGATTAGCGTGGCCGCGCAGGAGATTCTGGAGAAGTTATTAAAAGCATAA
- a CDS encoding 5'-nucleotidase C-terminal domain-containing protein codes for MLSIKRIPHTWGALALGLSLAFTGCQKPLSPSAQLGQNTDIPVNTQVATDPKAETTIAPYRERVDKTMNEVIGQAPKALEKDGLESTLGNFVADLTRTQTMVAYGKPIDMGAITSGALRNPIDQGPVTVGDIFELMPFENEMMVLTLSGKTVQEMFDFAAARKILSVSNATFTVQNGKPLNIMIGGKPFDPDKTYTLAISDYLANGGDNMGFLKDALQSEKASLLARDAIMQEVKQLTAQGKPVTGAKDGRVKVIN; via the coding sequence ATGCTTTCAATTAAACGGATACCACATACATGGGGGGCGTTGGCCCTAGGCCTTTCGCTGGCCTTTACAGGCTGTCAGAAGCCTTTAAGCCCCTCGGCCCAGCTTGGGCAAAACACAGACATTCCGGTGAATACCCAGGTGGCAACAGATCCCAAGGCAGAGACCACCATTGCCCCGTACCGCGAGCGCGTGGATAAGACCATGAACGAAGTGATTGGGCAGGCCCCCAAGGCTTTGGAGAAGGACGGCCTTGAATCTACGTTGGGTAATTTTGTAGCCGATTTGACACGCACCCAGACCATGGTCGCCTATGGCAAACCCATTGACATGGGCGCCATCACCAGCGGAGCCCTGCGCAACCCCATTGACCAGGGCCCCGTGACCGTGGGCGACATCTTTGAGTTGATGCCCTTTGAAAACGAGATGATGGTCCTGACCCTGTCTGGCAAAACCGTGCAGGAGATGTTTGACTTTGCCGCGGCCCGCAAAATCTTGTCAGTGTCTAACGCCACATTTACGGTACAGAATGGCAAGCCCTTGAACATCATGATTGGCGGCAAGCCCTTTGACCCTGATAAAACCTATACGCTGGCCATCTCTGACTACCTGGCCAACGGCGGCGACAACATGGGCTTCTTGAAAGACGCGCTCCAATCTGAAAAAGCCAGCCTGCTGGCCCGTGATGCCATCATGCAGGAAGTAAAACAGCTCACTGCCCAAGGCAAGCCCGTAACCGGCGCCAAGGACGGAAGAGTGAAAGTGATTAATTAA
- the dnaA gene encoding chromosomal replication initiator protein DnaA, whose protein sequence is MVKDCTTVWHNCLQVIKDSIGEQSYKTWFEPIVPLSLTGNVLTIQVPSQFFYEWLEEHYVGLLKKVVFQELGSEGRLEYSIIVDQGNDHSKPQTVNIPTKKVPSAVVNSYSPERSFLKNPFESKAIDRHFFNSQLNQSYTFDNYIEGDCNRLARSAGYAVANKPGTTSFNPLMVYGGVGLGKTHLVQAIGNHIKSNNPDKFVLYVSSEKFVNQFIESLKTNSVQDFANFYLLVDILIIDDVQFLSGKEKTQEMFFHIFNHLHQSGKQIVMTSDCPPRDLKGLEERLLSRFKWGLTADLQSPDFETRMAIIYKKMQSDGIHIPDNVIEYLAYSVDTNVRELEGVLISLIAQSSLNRKEIDLELAKAALKHIIEDVETEVNLDFIQKTVAEYFDVTLESLKAKTRKKEIVTARQVAMYFAKEYTSHSLKSIGYHFGGRDHSTVIHSVQTVSDLIDTDKKFKASIQELQKKFKVKAG, encoded by the coding sequence ATGGTAAAAGACTGTACAACCGTCTGGCATAACTGTTTACAGGTTATCAAGGACAGCATAGGAGAGCAGAGCTACAAAACGTGGTTCGAGCCGATTGTGCCTTTGTCTTTGACCGGTAACGTATTGACTATTCAAGTCCCTAGCCAATTCTTCTATGAGTGGCTGGAGGAGCACTATGTGGGCCTTCTTAAGAAAGTGGTGTTTCAGGAGTTGGGTTCTGAGGGCCGCTTGGAGTACTCTATCATTGTAGACCAGGGCAACGACCACAGCAAACCACAAACGGTGAACATCCCTACCAAGAAGGTGCCTTCTGCGGTAGTGAATTCATACAGTCCAGAGCGTTCTTTCTTAAAGAACCCGTTTGAGAGCAAAGCCATTGACCGGCACTTCTTCAACTCGCAACTCAACCAGAGCTATACCTTTGACAATTACATTGAGGGTGACTGCAACCGCTTAGCGCGTTCTGCGGGCTATGCTGTGGCCAACAAGCCGGGTACAACGTCCTTCAACCCATTGATGGTGTATGGTGGCGTGGGACTGGGCAAGACGCATTTGGTGCAGGCCATTGGTAACCACATCAAGAGCAACAACCCAGACAAGTTTGTGTTGTACGTGTCTTCAGAGAAGTTCGTGAACCAGTTCATTGAATCCTTAAAGACCAACAGCGTACAAGACTTCGCCAACTTCTATCTGTTGGTAGATATTCTCATTATTGACGATGTGCAGTTTCTGAGCGGGAAAGAAAAGACGCAGGAAATGTTCTTCCATATCTTCAACCACCTGCACCAGTCTGGCAAGCAGATTGTGATGACCTCAGACTGTCCACCGCGTGACCTGAAAGGCTTGGAGGAGCGTCTGTTGTCCCGTTTCAAGTGGGGTTTGACGGCAGATTTGCAGAGCCCGGACTTTGAGACCCGCATGGCCATCATCTACAAAAAGATGCAGTCAGACGGTATTCATATTCCAGACAATGTGATTGAGTACCTGGCCTACAGCGTAGATACCAACGTGCGTGAACTGGAAGGTGTGCTCATTTCTTTAATTGCCCAGTCGTCTTTGAACCGCAAGGAAATTGACCTGGAACTGGCCAAAGCCGCACTCAAGCACATCATTGAAGATGTGGAGACCGAGGTGAACCTGGACTTCATCCAGAAGACGGTGGCCGAGTACTTTGACGTAACCCTGGAGTCTCTGAAAGCCAAAACACGCAAGAAAGAGATTGTAACGGCCCGTCAGGTAGCCATGTACTTCGCCAAAGAATACACCAGCCACTCGCTTAAGTCTATTGGCTATCATTTTGGCGGACGTGACCACTCTACCGTGATTCACTCGGTGCAGACCGTGTCTGACCTCATTGACACCGACAAGAAATTCAAAGCTTCTATCCAAGAGTTGCAGAAGAAATTCAAGGTCAAAGCCGGCTAA
- a CDS encoding YkvA family protein, whose amino-acid sequence MWQKLKQWAKQLKADIQALALAVQDARVPWYAKVMAGITVAYALSPIDLIPDFIPILGYLDDLLLLPIGIWLSIKLIPPALFQEFQEQVALTGKQKLPQSKTAAVLIILLWLVVLWWAGGLAWHWYQNR is encoded by the coding sequence ATGTGGCAGAAACTGAAACAATGGGCGAAGCAACTCAAAGCAGACATTCAGGCGCTAGCTTTAGCGGTGCAGGATGCGCGGGTGCCGTGGTATGCTAAGGTGATGGCCGGTATTACGGTGGCCTACGCCCTCAGCCCCATTGACCTCATCCCCGACTTCATTCCCATCTTAGGCTATCTGGACGACTTGCTCCTTCTGCCCATTGGCATCTGGCTGAGCATCAAGCTCATTCCGCCGGCGCTGTTCCAAGAGTTTCAGGAGCAGGTGGCCTTGACCGGAAAACAGAAATTACCTCAAAGTAAAACCGCCGCTGTCTTGATTATTCTTCTTTGGTTAGTAGTTCTTTGGTGGGCCGGTGGATTAGCGTGGCACTGGTACCAAAACCGTTAG
- a CDS encoding peroxiredoxin yields the protein MALRLGDIAPDFTADTSLGPLSFHEWIGDGWAVLFSHPRDYTPVCTTELGAVARIKDQFDQRNVKVAAISVDPVDSHHGWIQDINETQNTNVNFPIIADPEKKVADLYDMIHPNASDTATVRSVFVIGPDKKIKLTLTYPASTGRNFAEIIRVIDSLQLTANHSVATPANWENGQDCVILPSVPQEQVEEKFPKGHTVLKPYLRMTPQPNLN from the coding sequence ATGGCATTACGTTTAGGCGACATCGCCCCAGATTTCACCGCAGACACCTCATTAGGCCCGCTTTCTTTCCATGAATGGATTGGCGACGGTTGGGCCGTTTTGTTTTCGCACCCAAGAGATTACACGCCGGTTTGTACCACAGAACTGGGTGCCGTAGCCCGCATCAAAGACCAATTTGACCAGCGCAACGTGAAGGTAGCCGCCATCAGCGTAGACCCCGTAGACTCGCACCACGGCTGGATTCAGGACATCAATGAGACGCAGAACACCAACGTCAACTTCCCTATCATTGCCGACCCAGAGAAGAAGGTAGCCGATTTGTATGACATGATTCACCCCAACGCCAGCGATACCGCCACTGTGCGCTCTGTGTTCGTGATTGGGCCAGACAAGAAGATTAAACTGACCTTGACCTATCCGGCGTCTACAGGAAGAAACTTCGCCGAGATAATCAGGGTAATAGACTCCCTGCAACTGACTGCCAACCACAGCGTGGCCACGCCAGCCAACTGGGAAAACGGCCAGGACTGCGTGATTCTGCCATCGGTGCCGCAGGAGCAGGTAGAGGAGAAATTCCCGAAAGGCCACACCGTGCTCAAGCCGTACCTGCGCATGACGCCTCAGCCTAATTTAAACTAA